A single window of Terriglobales bacterium DNA harbors:
- a CDS encoding acyl-CoA dehydrogenase family protein — translation MPAIKFKGVDFIEFDTLLSDDERLVRDNTRKFIEENLIPIIEPCNREGRFPKELVKPMAELGFFGASLQGYGCAGMSNVEYGLMTQELERGDSGVRSFVSVQSGLCMYPIHEFGSDEQKQKWLPGMQKGEILGCFGLTEPGFGSNPGGMTTHAVKDGSDYILNGEKMWITSGTIANIAIIWAKVKDEDNKIRGFIVETDRKGFKADDVHGKWSLRASVTSGLSLQDVRVPASSLLPKSGGLKSPLMCLNQARYGIAWGAVGAAMSCYDTALQYSQIRKQWRDQPIASHQLVQEKLVWMISEITKAQLLVLQVGRLKDAQKAKPYHISMAKRNNVWMALECARLARDVLGANGITDDYPIMRHMMNLESVKTYEGTHDIHTLIIGQAITGVDAI, via the coding sequence ATGCCCGCGATCAAGTTCAAGGGAGTGGACTTCATCGAGTTCGACACGCTGCTCTCGGACGATGAGCGCCTGGTGCGCGACAACACGCGCAAGTTCATCGAAGAGAACCTCATCCCCATCATCGAGCCGTGTAACCGCGAAGGCCGCTTTCCCAAGGAACTGGTGAAGCCGATGGCGGAGCTGGGCTTCTTCGGCGCCAGCCTGCAAGGCTATGGCTGTGCGGGAATGTCGAATGTCGAATACGGCCTGATGACGCAGGAACTGGAGCGCGGCGACAGCGGCGTGCGCTCCTTCGTCAGCGTGCAGTCGGGCCTCTGCATGTATCCCATCCACGAGTTCGGCAGCGACGAGCAGAAGCAGAAGTGGCTGCCGGGGATGCAGAAGGGCGAGATCCTCGGCTGCTTCGGGCTGACCGAGCCGGGCTTCGGCTCCAATCCCGGCGGAATGACCACCCATGCGGTGAAGGACGGCAGCGATTACATCCTGAACGGCGAGAAGATGTGGATCACCTCGGGGACGATCGCCAATATCGCCATCATCTGGGCCAAGGTGAAGGACGAGGACAACAAGATCCGCGGGTTCATCGTGGAGACCGACCGCAAGGGCTTCAAGGCCGACGACGTGCACGGCAAGTGGTCGTTGCGGGCCTCGGTGACCAGCGGGCTGTCGCTGCAGGACGTGCGGGTGCCGGCCTCGAGCCTGCTGCCGAAGTCGGGCGGGCTGAAGTCGCCGCTGATGTGCTTGAACCAGGCGCGCTACGGGATCGCGTGGGGCGCGGTGGGTGCGGCCATGTCGTGCTACGACACCGCGCTGCAATACTCGCAGATCCGCAAGCAGTGGCGCGACCAGCCCATAGCCTCGCACCAGCTGGTGCAGGAGAAGCTGGTGTGGATGATCTCCGAGATCACCAAGGCGCAGTTGCTGGTGCTGCAGGTCGGACGGCTGAAGGACGCGCAGAAAGCCAAGCCGTACCACATCTCCATGGCCAAGCGGAACAACGTGTGGATGGCGCTGGAGTGCGCGCGGCTGGCTCGTGACGTGCTGGGCGCCAACGGCATCACCGACGATTACCCCATCATGCGCCACATGATGAACCTGGAATCGGTAAAGACCTACGAGGGCACGCACGACATCCACACCCTGATCATCGGGCAGGCGATCACGGGCGTGGACGCGATCTGA
- the mqnE gene encoding aminofutalosine synthase MqnE — protein sequence MLHAFQTDDAALRPVAEKVLAGARLDADDARALYRSGDVLAVGWLANHVRERLHGNRAYFNVNRHINPTNVCVAACRLCAFGRKKDAPGAYTMALEEAWQTAASGYSEAITEFHIVGGLHPDLPFEYFLDLIRGLKQRFPQVHLKAFTMVEIAYLAKRAKLTTGQTLEKLKEAGVDSLPGGGAEIFADRVRHIICDHKIDGDQWLETARLAHQIGLKSNATMLYGHVENDDDRIDHLLKLRALQDETGGFQTYIPLAFHPANTPLQHLHTTTGLRDIKEVAIGRLLLDNFPHVKSYWQMVSPKIAQIALRFGADDIDGTVVEEKIYHDAGATTPQGLRRQDLIRLIKEAGREPIERDTLYRPVTRNETSFTVSV from the coding sequence GTGCTCCACGCCTTCCAGACCGACGATGCCGCACTGCGTCCGGTGGCCGAAAAGGTCCTGGCCGGCGCCCGCTTGGACGCCGACGACGCCCGGGCGCTGTACCGGTCAGGAGACGTTCTGGCCGTCGGCTGGCTGGCCAACCACGTTCGCGAGCGACTGCACGGCAACCGCGCTTACTTCAACGTAAACCGTCACATCAATCCCACCAACGTCTGCGTCGCCGCCTGCCGCCTGTGCGCCTTCGGACGCAAGAAAGACGCACCCGGCGCCTACACCATGGCCCTGGAAGAAGCCTGGCAGACCGCGGCCAGCGGCTACTCCGAGGCCATCACCGAGTTCCACATCGTCGGCGGCCTCCACCCCGACCTGCCCTTCGAGTACTTCCTCGATCTCATCCGCGGCCTGAAGCAGCGCTTCCCCCAGGTCCACTTGAAGGCCTTCACCATGGTCGAGATCGCGTACCTCGCCAAGCGGGCCAAGCTGACCACCGGCCAGACCCTGGAGAAACTGAAGGAAGCGGGGGTGGACTCTCTACCCGGGGGCGGGGCCGAGATCTTCGCCGACCGCGTCCGCCATATCATCTGCGACCACAAGATCGACGGTGACCAGTGGCTGGAGACCGCCCGCCTGGCCCACCAGATCGGCCTGAAGTCCAACGCCACCATGCTCTACGGCCACGTGGAGAACGACGACGACCGCATCGACCACCTGCTCAAGCTGCGGGCACTACAGGACGAGACCGGCGGCTTCCAGACTTACATCCCGCTGGCCTTTCACCCGGCCAATACCCCCTTGCAGCACCTGCACACCACCACCGGTCTGCGCGATATCAAGGAGGTGGCCATCGGCCGCCTGCTGCTCGACAACTTTCCCCACGTGAAGTCGTATTGGCAGATGGTCTCGCCCAAGATCGCGCAGATCGCGCTGCGCTTCGGCGCCGACGACATCGACGGCACCGTGGTAGAAGAAAAGATCTACCACGATGCCGGCGCCACCACTCCGCAGGGGCTGCGCCGCCAGGACCTCATCCGCCTCATCAAGGAAGCAGGCCGGGAGCCCATCGAGCGCGACACCCTCTACCGCCCGGTCACCCGCAACGAGACCTCGTTCACCGTATCGGTGTAG
- the guaA gene encoding glutamine-hydrolyzing GMP synthase, which yields MEHRSIVILDFGAQYSQLIARRIREQKVFSVLVPCTASVDEVRAYNPAGIIFSGGPSSVYDKDAPTMDDRVFSLGVPILGICYGLQVMAHKLGGRVNAGKKREFGHADIAITDKSPLFDSLPERISVWMSHGDEATQLPTGFHLVAKSENAVAAIENPQTRMYAVQFHPEVRHTPLGTEILKNFVFKICGARGDWTPQRFIDDTVEQIKRQVGDGHAICALSGGVDSSVAATLVHRAIGDRLTCVFVNNGVLRLNEFEKVQQNLRQRLGLNVVAVDAGERFLKKLKGVTEPEKKRKIIGNEFIAVFDDAVKHLLKGDIAHNATVDANYVATGVPARRKRETRNVKRETIDFLVQGTLYPDVIESRSVRGPSQTIKTHHNVGGLPKKMKLKLIEPLKDLFKDEVRRIGRDLGVPEELLARQPFPGPGLAVRILGEVTPERIALLQQADDIVVSEIKGAGLYTKIWQSFAVLLPVMSVGVMGDARTYAYTCAIRAVHSEDGMTADVVELPWEVLKRISTRIVNEVKGINRVVYDTTSKPPGTIEWE from the coding sequence GTGGAACACCGATCTATCGTCATCCTCGACTTCGGCGCGCAGTACAGCCAGCTCATCGCGCGCCGCATCCGCGAACAAAAGGTCTTCTCCGTCCTGGTCCCCTGCACCGCCTCGGTGGACGAGGTGCGTGCCTACAATCCCGCGGGCATCATCTTCTCCGGCGGCCCGTCTTCGGTCTACGACAAGGACGCGCCCACCATGGACGACCGCGTCTTTTCCCTGGGCGTGCCCATCCTCGGCATCTGCTACGGTCTCCAGGTGATGGCGCACAAGCTTGGCGGCCGGGTCAACGCCGGCAAGAAGCGCGAGTTCGGCCACGCCGACATCGCCATCACCGATAAGTCTCCCCTCTTCGATTCGCTACCCGAGCGTATCTCGGTCTGGATGTCGCACGGCGACGAAGCCACCCAGCTGCCCACCGGCTTCCACCTGGTGGCCAAGTCGGAGAACGCGGTCGCCGCCATCGAGAATCCGCAGACCCGCATGTACGCCGTCCAGTTCCATCCTGAAGTTCGGCATACGCCGCTCGGCACCGAGATCCTGAAGAACTTCGTCTTCAAGATCTGTGGCGCGCGCGGGGACTGGACCCCGCAGCGTTTTATCGACGACACCGTTGAGCAGATCAAGCGCCAGGTCGGCGACGGACACGCCATCTGCGCTCTCTCCGGCGGGGTGGATTCCTCGGTGGCCGCCACGCTGGTGCACCGCGCCATCGGCGACCGCCTGACCTGCGTGTTCGTCAACAACGGCGTGCTGCGCCTCAACGAGTTCGAGAAGGTGCAGCAGAACCTGCGCCAGCGCCTGGGGCTCAACGTCGTCGCCGTGGACGCCGGCGAGCGCTTCCTCAAGAAGCTGAAGGGCGTCACCGAGCCGGAGAAGAAGCGCAAGATCATCGGCAACGAATTCATCGCCGTATTCGACGACGCGGTCAAACACCTGCTCAAGGGCGACATCGCGCATAACGCCACGGTTGACGCGAATTACGTAGCGACGGGCGTCCCCGCCCGTCGAAAGCGTGAAACGCGAAACGTGAAACGCGAAACCATCGACTTCCTCGTCCAAGGCACTCTCTACCCCGACGTGATCGAATCCCGCTCCGTGCGCGGTCCCTCGCAGACCATCAAGACCCACCACAACGTCGGCGGCCTGCCCAAGAAGATGAAGCTCAAGCTCATCGAGCCGCTCAAGGACTTGTTCAAGGACGAAGTCCGCCGCATCGGCCGCGACCTGGGGGTGCCGGAAGAATTGCTCGCCCGCCAGCCATTCCCAGGGCCGGGGCTGGCGGTGCGCATCCTGGGCGAGGTCACGCCGGAGCGTATTGCGCTCTTGCAGCAGGCCGACGATATCGTGGTCAGCGAGATCAAGGGCGCGGGACTCTACACCAAGATCTGGCAGTCGTTCGCCGTGCTGCTGCCGGTGATGTCGGTGGGGGTGATGGGCGACGCCCGCACCTACGCTTACACCTGCGCCATCCGCGCCGTGCACTCCGAGGACGGCATGACCGCCGACGTGGTCGAGCTGCCCTGGGAGGTGCTGAAACGCATCTCCACCCGCATCGTGAACGAGGTGAAGGGCATCAACCGCGTGGTGTACGACACGACCTCCAAGCCGCCGGGAACGATCGAGTGGGAGTAA
- a CDS encoding tagatose 1,6-diphosphate aldolase → MKLTPGKLAGLKKVSNERGVIAAAAMDQRGSLKKALGANATEKQLEEFKSLVTEVLTPHASAILLDPEWGLPASKRRAKNAGLLLAYEKTGYDKTGPGRLGDLLNHWSAKRLKEAGADAVKILLYYTPDDPKDVNDQKHAWVERIGDECRANDVPFFLEFVGYEEGADEKGLEYSKKKPRIVTESMREFSKDRYGVDVLKVEVPINMKFVEGAKAYKGEKAYTKQEAMKLFRDAAAVATRPFIYLSAGVSNAEFTESLELAAESGVKFNGVLCGRATWKDGIPVYANQGPQAFRHWLETEGVKNINNVNERLKAATSWFSKYEVPEPAMAGR, encoded by the coding sequence GGGGCGTGATCGCCGCCGCCGCCATGGACCAGCGCGGCTCGCTGAAAAAAGCGCTGGGCGCCAATGCCACCGAGAAGCAGCTTGAGGAATTCAAGTCGCTGGTCACCGAAGTGCTGACGCCGCACGCCTCGGCCATCCTGCTCGACCCCGAGTGGGGCCTGCCGGCGTCGAAGCGGCGCGCCAAGAACGCCGGCCTGCTGCTGGCCTACGAGAAGACCGGATACGACAAGACCGGTCCGGGCCGCCTGGGCGACCTTCTCAACCACTGGTCGGCGAAACGGCTGAAGGAAGCCGGGGCCGACGCGGTCAAGATCCTGCTCTACTACACCCCCGACGACCCCAAGGACGTCAACGACCAGAAGCATGCCTGGGTGGAGCGCATCGGCGACGAGTGCCGCGCCAACGATGTCCCCTTCTTCCTGGAGTTCGTTGGCTACGAAGAGGGCGCCGACGAGAAGGGCCTGGAGTACTCCAAGAAAAAGCCCCGCATCGTCACCGAGTCCATGCGCGAGTTCAGCAAGGACCGTTACGGCGTGGATGTGCTCAAGGTCGAAGTGCCCATCAACATGAAGTTCGTCGAGGGCGCCAAGGCCTACAAGGGCGAGAAGGCCTACACCAAGCAGGAAGCCATGAAGCTGTTCCGCGACGCTGCCGCGGTCGCCACCAGGCCCTTCATCTACCTGTCGGCGGGCGTGTCGAACGCCGAGTTCACCGAGTCGCTGGAGCTGGCGGCGGAGTCCGGGGTGAAGTTCAACGGCGTGCTCTGCGGCCGCGCCACTTGGAAAGACGGCATCCCGGTGTACGCCAACCAGGGCCCGCAGGCCTTCCGCCACTGGCTGGAGACCGAGGGCGTGAAGAACATCAACAACGTCAACGAGCGGCTGAAGGCCGCGACCTCGTGGTTCTCCAAGTACGAAGTCCCCGAGCCGGCCATGGCGGGAAGATAG
- a CDS encoding cold shock domain-containing protein, with the protein MAKERGTVKWFNASKGYGFIQREQGGDIFVHHTAIQAEGFRTLNEGDAVEFEVTQGPKGLQASNVNRL; encoded by the coding sequence ATGGCCAAAGAACGTGGGACCGTAAAGTGGTTCAACGCCAGCAAAGGGTATGGGTTCATCCAGCGCGAGCAGGGTGGAGACATTTTTGTGCACCACACCGCCATCCAGGCGGAGGGGTTCCGGACCCTCAATGAAGGCGACGCCGTAGAATTCGAAGTCACCCAGGGACCTAAAGGACTGCAAGCTTCTAACGTGAACCGTTTGTAG
- a CDS encoding N(4)-(beta-N-acetylglucosaminyl)-L-asparaginase yields the protein MSTRRDFIAGAALGAASLALQAQETKPAGQGQDISKLAPPKKPVIVCKNTGMAQLDGAYELLLRGHDTLDACLFITRGREDDPNDTSVGLGGLPNEEGVVELDACVMHGPTRRAGAVGGVRNIKNVSALARVVMERTDHIFLVGEGAERFAVAQGFQRENLLTERARKTWLLWKESMSNQDDWGPGLSSPEWKPPAPVPAPPQGTPQSLELKVKRMEQVASDLGIEPKYRMKAIHDCLYPPKGTVHVSVVNEKGEMSGSTSTSGLAWKLPGRVGDSPIIGAGCYTDQDIGSAGAVGRGEENIRIAGAHAIVENMRHGMSPQEAGMDALKRIARNFNNDMTRLRFVDMFFFVLRKDGAYAGVGLWSQVRGKPYNFAVHDGAGSRMEPCVGLFQGEAISWPPAHAPAAGK from the coding sequence ATGTCCACTCGTCGTGATTTCATCGCCGGCGCCGCTTTGGGCGCCGCTTCGCTCGCACTCCAGGCTCAGGAAACCAAGCCCGCCGGCCAGGGGCAGGACATCAGCAAGCTCGCTCCCCCCAAGAAGCCGGTCATCGTCTGCAAGAATACCGGCATGGCGCAGCTCGATGGCGCCTATGAGCTGCTCTTGCGCGGCCACGATACGCTCGATGCCTGCCTGTTCATCACCAGGGGCAGGGAGGACGATCCCAACGACACCTCGGTTGGTCTTGGTGGGCTGCCGAACGAAGAAGGGGTCGTCGAGCTGGACGCTTGCGTGATGCATGGCCCCACTCGCCGCGCCGGCGCCGTCGGCGGTGTCCGTAACATCAAGAACGTCTCCGCACTGGCCCGCGTCGTGATGGAGCGCACCGACCATATCTTCCTCGTCGGCGAAGGCGCCGAACGCTTCGCGGTCGCCCAAGGTTTTCAGCGCGAGAACCTGCTCACCGAGCGCGCCCGCAAGACCTGGCTCCTCTGGAAGGAGAGCATGTCCAACCAGGACGACTGGGGGCCCGGACTTTCGTCTCCGGAATGGAAGCCGCCGGCGCCGGTCCCAGCTCCGCCGCAGGGCACGCCCCAGTCGCTGGAGCTGAAGGTCAAGCGCATGGAGCAGGTCGCGTCCGACCTGGGCATCGAGCCCAAATACCGCATGAAGGCGATCCACGACTGCCTTTATCCGCCCAAGGGGACGGTCCACGTCTCCGTAGTCAACGAAAAGGGGGAGATGTCGGGTTCCACCAGCACCAGCGGTCTGGCCTGGAAGCTCCCGGGCCGCGTCGGCGATTCCCCTATCATCGGCGCCGGCTGCTACACCGATCAGGATATCGGTTCAGCGGGCGCGGTGGGCCGCGGGGAAGAGAACATCCGCATCGCCGGCGCCCATGCCATCGTCGAGAACATGCGCCACGGGATGTCGCCGCAGGAGGCGGGCATGGACGCGCTCAAGCGCATCGCACGCAATTTCAACAACGACATGACCCGCCTGCGCTTCGTGGACATGTTCTTTTTCGTCCTGCGCAAGGACGGCGCCTATGCCGGTGTCGGTCTATGGAGCCAGGTCCGTGGCAAGCCCTACAACTTTGCCGTCCACGACGGTGCCGGCAGCCGCATGGAACCCTGCGTCGGCCTCTTCCAGGGCGAAGCCATCTCCTGGCCGCCGGCGCACGCGCCTGCAGCGGGGAAGTAG
- a CDS encoding protein-L-isoaspartate(D-aspartate) O-methyltransferase — MSAASGNDAFEPMRLRMVATQICERGVRDPRVLDAMRRVPRHLFVPRGHERDAYEDHPIPIGEGQTISQPYVVAAMTEALAPQPEDTVLEIGTGSGYQTAVLAELVSRVYSIERIASLANRGREALERAGYRNVSVVVGDGSEGLPGAAPFDAILVTAAAPALPQALFDQLREGGRMVVPIGTYAGQQLWLVRKAEGKPVSTGLDLVRFVPLIGAQGYDESW, encoded by the coding sequence ATGTCGGCGGCAAGCGGGAACGATGCTTTCGAACCCATGCGGCTGCGCATGGTCGCGACCCAGATCTGCGAACGCGGGGTCCGCGATCCACGGGTGCTCGATGCCATGCGGCGCGTGCCCCGGCATCTGTTTGTGCCCCGCGGCCATGAGCGCGACGCCTACGAAGACCACCCCATCCCCATCGGCGAAGGCCAGACGATCTCGCAGCCGTATGTGGTCGCCGCCATGACCGAGGCGTTGGCGCCTCAACCGGAAGACACCGTGCTCGAGATCGGCACCGGATCGGGGTATCAGACCGCGGTGCTGGCCGAGCTGGTGAGCCGGGTGTACTCCATCGAGCGTATCGCCTCACTGGCCAACCGGGGCCGGGAAGCCCTGGAGCGCGCCGGCTACCGGAACGTCTCGGTCGTCGTGGGAGACGGTAGCGAGGGCCTGCCGGGCGCCGCTCCCTTCGACGCCATCCTGGTCACGGCCGCGGCCCCGGCGCTTCCCCAAGCCCTGTTCGACCAGTTGCGCGAGGGTGGGCGCATGGTCGTCCCCATCGGCACCTACGCCGGCCAGCAGCTCTGGCTGGTGCGCAAGGCAGAGGGCAAGCCGGTGAGCACCGGGCTCGACCTTGTCCGTTTTGTCCCCTTGATCGGGGCTCAGGGGTACGACGAAAGCTGGTGA
- the glpX gene encoding class II fructose-bisphosphatase, with protein sequence MATSPEVKALAKSFGKNMESDLALEFLRVVENAAIAAAKTMGQGDRKFADHVAVEAMRKTMDTVPMRGRIVIGEGERDEAPMLYIGERVGAEFPDGTQVPEIDIAVDPLEGTNLCATGSPGSITVLAASESGGLLHAPDCYMEKIVVGPSCKGAVDLDAPVAHNLRQIAKALSRDVEDLVVVILDRPRHEKLINDIRAAGARIKLITDGDLSPGIAAAVIGTGVHAVMGTGGAPEGVLTAAAIRCLNGYMVGRLVMTKPGQEERMAAMGIKDVKHIYTADDLAPGKQIIFAATGVTEGALLKPVRFFGEGIRTSSIILTLQTGKVRFIDSIHLEKRDDVKVRFA encoded by the coding sequence ATGGCGACTAGTCCGGAAGTGAAGGCGCTGGCCAAGAGTTTCGGCAAGAACATGGAGAGCGACCTGGCGCTGGAATTCCTGCGGGTGGTGGAGAACGCGGCTATCGCGGCGGCCAAGACCATGGGCCAGGGCGACCGCAAGTTCGCCGACCACGTGGCGGTGGAGGCCATGCGCAAGACCATGGACACGGTGCCGATGCGCGGGCGCATCGTGATCGGCGAGGGCGAGCGCGACGAGGCGCCCATGCTCTATATCGGCGAGAGGGTCGGCGCCGAGTTCCCCGACGGCACCCAGGTGCCGGAGATCGACATCGCGGTCGATCCGCTGGAGGGCACCAACCTGTGCGCGACTGGGTCGCCGGGCTCAATTACGGTGCTGGCGGCGTCGGAGAGCGGCGGCCTGCTGCACGCGCCGGACTGCTACATGGAGAAGATCGTGGTCGGGCCGTCGTGCAAAGGGGCCGTGGACCTGGATGCACCCGTGGCCCACAACCTGCGCCAGATCGCCAAGGCGCTCTCGCGCGACGTGGAAGACCTGGTGGTGGTGATCCTCGACCGGCCGCGCCATGAGAAATTGATCAACGACATTCGCGCCGCGGGCGCGCGCATCAAGCTGATCACCGACGGCGACCTGTCACCGGGCATCGCCGCGGCCGTCATCGGCACCGGCGTGCACGCGGTCATGGGCACGGGCGGGGCGCCGGAGGGCGTGCTGACCGCGGCCGCGATCCGCTGCCTCAACGGATACATGGTCGGCCGATTGGTGATGACCAAGCCGGGCCAAGAAGAGCGCATGGCGGCCATGGGCATCAAGGACGTCAAGCACATCTACACTGCGGACGACTTGGCGCCGGGCAAGCAGATCATTTTCGCCGCCACCGGCGTGACCGAGGGAGCGTTGCTCAAGCCGGTGCGCTTCTTCGGCGAAGGCATACGAACGTCGTCCATCATCCTGACGCTGCAGACCGGCAAGGTGCGGTTCATCGACAGCATCCACCTGGAGAAGAGGGACGATGTGAAGGTGAGGTTCGCGTAA
- a CDS encoding UbiA-like polyprenyltransferase yields MGLVRNFRITLEMIKWEHSVFALPFALCGAMLAARGLPRWSQLAWIIVAMVAARSAAMAFNRLADADLDAANPRTASRALPAGLLSRRFVGLFVVTSAAVLVFAAWRLNRLALYLSPVALAILLLYSYTKRFTRWSHLMLGFALGAAPAAAWIAVRGALDPRILILTAAVTFWVGGFDVLYACQDYEFDRRAGLHSVPRYLGIARALLLARLLHLLMLALLVVLVLVFQLGGIAIAGVLAVAILLAYEHSLVRSGDLSRLNAAFFTMNGVISVVFFLFVAGDLLLRTR; encoded by the coding sequence GTGGGACTGGTCCGCAACTTCCGCATCACCCTGGAGATGATCAAGTGGGAGCACTCGGTCTTCGCACTCCCCTTCGCCTTGTGCGGGGCCATGCTGGCGGCGCGGGGCCTGCCGCGCTGGAGCCAGCTCGCTTGGATCATTGTCGCCATGGTTGCGGCGCGCTCCGCTGCCATGGCCTTCAACCGCCTGGCCGACGCCGACTTGGACGCCGCCAATCCCCGCACCGCCTCCCGTGCCCTGCCCGCCGGCCTGCTCTCCCGACGCTTCGTCGGCCTGTTCGTGGTCACCTCAGCGGCAGTGCTAGTGTTCGCCGCCTGGCGCCTCAACCGACTGGCCCTGTATCTGTCTCCTGTGGCTCTGGCCATCCTGCTGCTGTACTCGTACACCAAGCGCTTCACCCGCTGGTCTCACCTGATGCTGGGATTCGCGTTGGGAGCGGCTCCGGCCGCCGCCTGGATCGCGGTCCGCGGCGCCCTCGATCCCCGCATCCTGATCCTCACCGCGGCGGTCACCTTCTGGGTCGGCGGCTTCGATGTCCTCTATGCCTGCCAGGATTATGAGTTCGACCGCCGGGCCGGGCTGCATTCGGTGCCCCGTTATCTGGGCATCGCTCGCGCTCTCCTGCTCGCCCGCCTCCTTCACCTGCTGATGCTGGCGCTGCTGGTCGTGCTGGTACTGGTTTTTCAGCTCGGCGGGATCGCGATCGCGGGTGTGCTGGCGGTGGCCATTCTGCTGGCCTACGAGCATTCCCTGGTCCGCTCGGGGGACCTCAGCCGGCTGAACGCCGCTTTTTTCACCATGAACGGCGTGATCTCGGTGGTGTTCTTCCTCTTCGTGGCTGGTGACCTTCTGCTCCGCACCCGCTGA